A region of the Gammaproteobacteria bacterium genome:
GAACAGTTACTTGAAAATGGTTTTGCTGTCATAAAGCGAATAGTGGGGTTATAGAGCAGAATGGCAGAGAGCGAGAGCGGACAGGAAAAAACAGAAGAACCTACCCCTAAAAAACTGCAAAAGGCCAAAGACAAAGGTCAAGTTGCTCGATCCAGAGAGCTCACGACATTGATGATGCTGCTAGCCTCCGCTGGAGGAATCATCATTTTTGGAAGCAGCATGATTCAAGATTTGATGACCATTCTTAAAGAAGGATTAATCATTGAACGAAAAATTATTTTTAGCGATCAAGCTTCACTGACACTATTTTTAGAAGCTATTTCTAATGGGCTTTTGATGCTAGCTCCACTGTTTGTTGTGTTATTTGTTGTGGCTCTTTTTTCACCGGTTCTACTCGGTGGAATCGCTTTTGTTGCACCCAGCTTCAAGATCGAAAAAATTAATCCAGTAAAAGGAATTAAACGTATTTTTGGTCCTCAGGGCGGGATGGAGCTCCTGAAGGCACTGGCCAAGTTTTTTCTGGTTTTTGCAGTCGCTATTATTTTTATCTGGAGTATGCAGGGGGTCATTTTTAACTTGGGATATCAATCAGTGATTGACTCTTTGGTGCATACCGGTGACTTGTTGTTACTGACTTTTCTATTAGTCAGTGCCTCACTGCTTGTTGTTGCAGGAATTGATGTGCCATTTCAAATGTGGAACCACCAGCGTCAATTAAAAATGACACTGCAAGAGGTCAAGGATGAATTTAAAGAGACGGAGGGTAAACCTGAAGTCAAGCAACATATTCGTAAAGTTCAACAGGAAATGGCGCAACGTCGAATGATGGATGGTGTTCCTCAAGCGGATGTCATTATTACTAACCCGACTCACTATGCCGTGGCACTACGTTATGACAAGGATAAGGGGGGCGCACCTGTGTTATTAGCCAAAGGTGCGGATCTGGTCGCGATGCGTATTCGAGCGGTTGGAGTTAAGCACAAAATTATAATAATGGAATCACCGATGCTGGCGCGCTCTATTTTTCATCACACGGAATTGAATGCTGAAATTCCAGACGGGCTTTACAGAGCTGTCGCGCAAGTATTGGCTTATGTCTATCAATTAAAGAAGAATCAACGCTCTTACAGTGCTGAACCTCAGTCAATGAAGGACAACTTACCGATACCGGATGACCTGAAGCGGTAGGGAACACACATAAAATAAAGCGGATATTTCAAGGGATGAATTTTTATGGCTGCTAAAGCAGGTGTACTGAAAGGAATAAAAAATATAGGGCGTTTTGGATTGGGTGCTCCTATTATGTTGACCGCATTATTGGCGATGATGGTTGTACCATTACCTCCAATGGCACTTGATATTTTATTTACTTTTAATATCGCCCTGGCCTTAGTGGTTTTACTGGCCTGTGTTTATGCCAAGTTGCCATTGCATTTTTCTTCATTTCCGACGGTTCTATTGCTAGCCACTTTAATGCGACTGGCATTGAATGTGGCTTCTACTCGAGTGATATTGCTTGAAGGACATAATGGAACTGATGCTGCGGGTGAAGTGATTAATTCATTTGGTAATTTTGTGGTAGGCGGTAATTATGTTGTTGGATTGGTGGTATTTTCTATATTGGTTTTGATCAATTTTGTGGTGGTCACCAAAGGCGCAGGGCGTATCTCTGAAGTCAGTGCGCGCTTTACACTTGATGCGATGCCAGGCAAACAGATGGCCATTGATGCGGATTTGAATGCGGGTGTGATTGACCAGGAGGAAGCTAAAAACCGTCGCTCGGAAGTAGTTCAAGAAGCCGATTTTTACGGCTCTATGGATGGTGCAAGCAAGTTTGTTCGTGGTGATGCTGTCGCCGGTATTATCATCCTTTTTATTAATATATTGGGCGGTCTAGCTATTGGTATGGCACAACATGATATGACCATGGCAGATGCGGTGCATAACTACACGTTGTTGACGATTGGTGATGGTCTGGTCGCACAAATTCCATCGCTGGTTTTATCCACGGCCTCCGCCATTATGGTGACACGTGTTTCAAATGCTCAGGATATGGGGGGGCAGATTTTAGATCATCTTTTTAATGATCCACGGGTGCTCTATGTCACTGGTGGCATCATTGGGTTGGTGGGGGTTGTTCCTGGTATGCCTAATCTGGTTTTCCTTGGACTGGCAGCGCTCTGTTGCGGGGGCGCATATTATGGTTCACACGGTTCAAAAGAGGCATCCAATAAATCTGGAAAAACATCTGCCTCAAAAACAACCTCACCCGTTCCGACAGGGGGCGGCAGCCTGCCTGAAGAGACCCGAGATCTAAGTTGGGATGATGTCACACCCGTTGATATTGTCGGGCTTGAGGTTGGCTATCGTTTAATTCCGATGGTGGATAAAAAGCAGGGCGGTCAATTGATGTCACGCATTAAAGGCGTGCGTAAAAAATTGACACAGGAACTCGGCTTTTTGATGCACTCAGTTCATATTAAGGATAACTTGAATCTGCCGCCCAATGGTTACCGTATTATTTTAAAAGGTGTGATTGCAGGTGAGGCTGAGGTGTACCCTGAGCAAGATATGGCCATTAACCCAGGGCAGGTTTCAGGCGTTTTAAACAGTGTGGCTACAACAGACCCCGCATTTGGCCTGGAAGCCTTCTGGATTGATACCACGCAACGTGATATCGCCCAGACGCAAGGTTACACCGTGGTTGATGCCAGCACCGTCATCGCAACACATTTGAGCCATATTTTGCAAGCTCAGTCACATCGCTTGTTGGGGCGTGAAGAGGCGCAGCACTTGCTGGATACCTTGGCGAAAAAAGCACCTAAACTGGTTGAAGCATTAGTGCCTGATCTTCTGCCGCTCGGTGTAGTGCTTAAGGTGCTAAAAAATCTGCTGGAAGAGCAGGTGAGTATTCGTGATATTCAAACGATTGTCGAAACTTTGGCGGAATATGCGCCCAGTAGTCAGGATCCTGTCGTGCTCACCAGTGCTGTTCGATCCTCTTTGGGCCGATCAATTATACAAAATATCAATGGGTTATCGGATGATCTATCAATTATCACGCTGGATCCTCAACTGGAACACATATTGCTTGAGTCAGTACAAGCATCAGGCGGAGACAGTGTTGGCTTAGAGCCAGGAATTGCTGAGCGAATACAGCAATCGCTCATCCAGGCAGTTGAACAACAGGATATTGCCGGAGAGCCTGCGGTGCTGGTTGTCGCGGCGGCGCTGAGGGAGCCATTGGCAAAATTTATACGTCATGGGATCTCTTCATTGCATGTACTGGCATTTAATGAGCTTCCTGAAGATATGAAAATCAAAGTCGTGGTTGTTATTGGAAATAGTTAGGATGGATCGTCATTATGAAAATTAAGCGTTACTTTGCATCCAATGTGCGAAAAGCTATTACGTTGGTACGTGATGATTTGGGTGAAGATGCGATTATCCTGTCGAATAAAAATGTTCAGGGCGGGGTCGAGATTATGGCGGCTGTCGATTATGACGAATCAGTGTTGGGCGAAACAATCCCCGAGTCTGTAAAAAAACCAACACCTAAAAAGTCTGTGGTTGAAGTTGAGAAAAAAGAGTTCACAAGTGCAATTTATGAAAGACCACAGATTCAGAAAAAAAACTTTGAACATAAAAAAATAGAAGAAAAATTAGTCTCAACTATAAAAGAGCCTCCAATAAACCCTGAAATCAATGAACCCCAAAAATCTCAGGTGATCTGGACTCAGGACCCTGCATTTTTAGAGATGCGCGAAGAGTTAAAGTCACTGCGTGGTCTGGTTGAAAATCAACTCTCAGGTTTTGCCTGGGGCGATATGATTCAGCGTTATCCCGAGCGTGTCAAACTATTGCAGCAGCTTACAAAGCTGGGTTTAAGTACCTCAATATGTCAGCGCCTATTAAATGAAGTTCCTGAAATTGAAGATTTTGAAAAATTATGGCTGGCTGCATTATCAAAACTTTCAAGCTGGTTGCCACTAAATGATGATGCCATTATTAGCGGCGGCGGGGTTGTTGCGATGGTGGGGCCGACAGGGGTTGGAAAAACAACCACGATTGCTAAATTAGCGGCGCGTTATGCTTTACGCTACGGTGCTCGCCATGTCGGTTTGGTCTCTATGGATCATTACAGAATAGGGGCTCATGAACAGCTTAGAAGTTACAGCCGAATACTTGATATGCCCGTACGCTTTCCAAAGAGCCACAATGAATTGTGTGAAGCTTTGGAAGAGTTTAGTGACAAGTCTTTAGTGTTAATTGATACGGCTGGAATGAGTCAACGAGACTTACGTTTAAACCAACAATTTTCGCTACTAAAAAGCAAGGTGAGTATTACTACCTATCTTGTATTATCAACCACGACAAGGCTATCTTGTTTAAATGAAACAATGAGTGCTTTTCGATCAGCAAATCTGGATGGGTGCATATTGACTAAACTTGACGAAGCCACAAGCCTGGGAGCGGCATTAAGTGAGGCAATTATGCATAAGCTGCCGATTGCTTATATCAGTGATGGACAGCGCGTTCCGGAGGATCTAAGTATTGCCCGAGCACATAATTTAATTAATCAGGCGGTATCAATCATGCAACAAGCGGGGCGTATTCTTGAAGAAGAAGCGCCAGGGCTTTCAATTTTAAATAATGGAGGGATTGCTGCACATGTTTGAAGGTGCTCTGGATCAAGCAGCAGGTTTACGTAACATGACGGAATCTCGTCCTGTTCAGGTATTTTCGATTACAAGCGGCAAAGGGGGGGTCGGTAAAACCAATGTATCAGTCAATCTTGCACTTGCGATGATTGCGAATGGAAAAAAAGTTTTATTGATGGATGCGGATCTTGGGTTGGCCAATATTGATGTTTTATTGGGAATAAGACCCACACATAACCTTTCACATGTTATGAATGGAGAGTGCTCGCTGGAAGATGTGGTTGTAGAAGGCCCGAATGGTTTACAGATTATTCCAGCATCTTCAGGTATTCAGAAAATGGTTGAAATGAACTCAATGGAACACGTGGGTATTATTCGAGCATTTAGTGAGCTCAGCATGAGTGTTGATGTTTTATTAATCGACACTGCAGCGGGTATTTCTGACAGTGTGATTTCGTTTAGCAAAGCGGCTCATGAAGTCATTATTGTTGTCTGTGACGAACCGGCATCAATGACGGATGCTTATGCCATGATAAAGCTTTTGAATAGAGAGCATGGCTTGCAGCGTTTCCGAGTATTAAGCAATATGGTGCAAAGTATTGAAGAGGGGCGCAAATTGTATAATAAACTGCTTAAAGTAACCGATACATATCTGGAAGTGACATTGGATTTTATGGGCGTTGTTCCATATGACGAAAGTTTACGGAAAGCCGTACGTAAACAACGCGCTGTTGTGGAGGCTTATCCACGAAGTAAAGCCGCATTGGCATTTAAAAGTTTGGCAAAAAATATCGATAAATGGGTCGCGCCTACTGTAGCTAGCGGGCACCTGGAATTTTTTGTTGAGCGTTTGATTCAGGCTGGAAAACCAAAAGAAGGGAGAGGGAAATAATGAATGGAGCTGCAATGAAAGTCAGGGCACCAATTAAAGAGAGCACACTTAATGATACCGTTATTAAACACGCACCATTGGTGAAGCGTATTGCTTATCATTTGATGAGTCGTCTGCCTCCAAGTGTGCAAGCGGACGATTTGATACAAGCAGGAATGATTGGTTTGCTGGAAGCGGCGCGTAACTACGATCCAAACCAAGGGGCAAGCTTTGAAACTTATGCTGGTATTCGTGTTCGTGGTGCGATGCTGGATGAGATTAGAAAAGCCGATTGGGCACCTCGTTCGGTTCACCGTAAAGCGCGTCAATTGGCCGCAGTTATCAGTGAAATTGAAAACAAAACCGGACGTGATGCACGTGATCATGAAGTTGCAGAAGCGCTTGAAATTACTCTACGTGAATATCACAAGATGTTACAGGATGCCAGTGGTTATCGTGTTTTAAGCTTTGATGATATGACCAATGAAGGTGATGGTGTTGCGGTGGGGCTTTCAGATAATCTACCGGGGCCTCAGGACAATATTCAAAAAGCCGACTTCAAACGTTCGTTAGCTAAAGCCATTGCAGGGTTGCCAGAGCGAGAAAGCATGGTGATTACGCTTTATTACGATGAAGAGTTGAACTTGCGCGAAATTGGATCGGTCTTGGGTGTGAGTGAATCACGCGTCAGCCAGATACACAGCCAGGCACTGATTCGCTTGCAATCAAGAATGAGTTTTTGGCGTAAAGATAAAGAGATTTAAAAAACGGCCGAATAATACAGGTCACTGGTCAATTAATGCTTTCTACACGAAACGGAGGTGGTTGTGGATAAAAATATGAAAATTTTAATCGTAGATGACTTTTCAACGATGCGCCGCATTATTAAAAATTTGTTACGCGACTTAGGGTTTAATAATACATCTGAAGCTGATGATGGCAATACGGGGCTTCCTATGCTGCAGTCAGGTGATTTTGATTTTCTTGTCACGGACTGGAATATGCCCGGTATGGCTGGAATTGATCTGCTCAAAGCGGTCAGGGCAGATGAAAATCTGGTTTCTTTACCGGTATTAATGGTGACGGCAGAATCCAAGCGAGAGCAGATTGTTGCCGCGGCAGAAGCGGGTGTGAATGGATACATCGTAAAACCATTTACAGCGGCGACATTAAAAGAAAAAATCGATAAGATTTTTGAACGCATTGAAGCAAGTGCATAGTCTTAATTTTTTAGTCGAACACTATATATACGTCAACGGTAAGGGATTTACTCATGATAGAGACGGTCGATGCGCCAAACCAGGAGCTGGAGTTAGCTCAGCAACTCGTTGATCACATAAAATCAGGTGATAGTGATGAAGTCACTAAAGTATTTGAAGATCTGGCCAACATACGTGAAACCAGTCTGTTTCAAGAGCTGGGAAAACTCACAAGAGAGTTTCACGAAACGCTGAATAGTTTTCGTCAGGATGTTGATCTGGCCAATATGGCAGAACAAGAGTTTCCTGATGCCAAAGAGCGTCTGAACTATGTCATTACCATGACTCAACAAGCTGCAGATCGCACCTTGAATTCGGTCGAAAACGCGCTCCCTTTATGTGACAGCCTAACTCAAAACACAGAGCAGCTTAAATTACGCTGGAAATGCTTTCAGTCCAGAGAGTTATCAGCCAGTGAGTTTAGATCTTTGGTTAAAGATATTGATGGTTTTCTTGATGCGTCTCATGAAGACTCAGGAAAGCTTAAAGAACAGCTTAATGATATTTTAATGGCACAGGATTATCAGGATTTGACGGGACAGATTATCCGTAAAGTCATTGGTTTGGTTGATAGTGTAGAAAAAGGTTTGGTTAATTTAATTAAAGTTTCAGGGGCACGGATTGCGCCTGCTGAAAGCAAAAAAGATGATAATGATGCGCTTGAAGGCCCCCAAATACCGGGAATGAAATCAAGCAGCGCAGTTAATGGGCAAGATGAAGTGGATGATTTACTGTCGAGCCTCGGCTTCTAAAGGAATTAGATATGGCGATTGATATGGATGACGAAATACTCCAGGACTTTCTTGTTGAAGCGCAAGAGATACTGGAGAGTTTGGGTGAACAGCTTGTGGAGTTAGAGCAAACGCCTGATGACAATGAACTTCTCAATGCAGTTTTTCGTGGGTTTCATACGATTAAAGGCGGTGCTGGGTTTCTTGAACTCACCTCCATGGTCAAGGTTTGTCATTGTGCCGAAGATATTTTTAATTTGTTAAGGCAAGGTGAACGCAAAGTTGATGCTTTGTTGATGGATGTTATTTTAAAGTCGCTTGACGTGGTTAACGGGATGTTTGAAGAGCTGACTTCGGGTAATGAACCTTCTGCTGCTCCTGCTGAACTATTAAGCCAGCTCGAATCACTGATGGCGGGTGAGGTGCCTGAAGAAGAGGCTGCCCCTGAAGCCGTAGTTGATGAGGTTGATGTCGAGTTTGATGCGATGCTGGATGGTGCGACAAGTGATGACAGCGCCTCCTCTACGGATGAAATTACAGACGATGAGTTTGAATCTCTTCTGGATGATCTTCAAGGTAAAAAAACATCAGAGAATAACGCTTTGTCATCCAATGCCTCAGATGAAATTAATGATGAAGAGTTTGATCATTTGCTGGATGAAATCCATGGCAAAGGGAAACATTCCACTCCAGATAAAGCGCCCGCTTCTGATTCCACAGTCTCACCCTCAGAACCTTCAAAAGAGCAGGCGATACCTGCCCAGACTGTGGCGGCTCCAAAAGAGCAACCAAAGCCCGCTAAAAAAGATGATGCCAGCAAGGCAGGATCACAACAAGAAACGACGGTTCGCGTTGCGACTAAACGTCTTGATGAAATAATGAACATGGTGGGTGAGCTGGTCTTGGTCCGAAATCGGCTTAAAACTTTGGAGGGTTCGCGCAATGATGAAGAGCTCTCCAAGGTTATCAGCAGTCTGGATGTCGTGACAGGTGATTTACAAACGTCTGCCATGCGGACTCGTATGCAGCCCATTAAAAAGGTATTTGGCCGTTTTCCTCGTGTTGTGCGTGATTTAGCACGTAGCCTGAATAAAGATATCAGGCTGGAAATGGAGGGCGAAGAGACCGATCTTGATAAAAACCTGGTCGAAGCACTTGCTGATCCATTGGTACATTTAGTCCGAAATTCAGTGGATCATGGAATTGAAATACCCGAAATACGTAAGGCAGCAGGAAAACCTGAGACAGGAACAATTAACTTGTCTGCCGTACAGGAAGGTGATCATATCTTACTTTCAATTGCCGATGATGGTGCCGGTATGGATGCCGATATATTGCGCCAAATAGCAGTTGATAAAGGGCTGATGGATGAAGATGCAGCCGCCCGCCTGGATGATACCGACTGTTATAACCTGATCTTTGCCCCCGGCTTCTCAACTAAAGCTGAAATTTCAGATATTTCAGGTCGTGGAGTGGGTATGGATGTTGTCAAAACCCGTATTTCTCAGCTAAATGGCTCAATTACTATTGAATCTGAGAAAGGCAAAGGCAGTACAATTAAAATTAAGGTGCCTCTAACCCTTGCAATCATGCCAACACTAATGGTGATGTTATCTGATCATATTTTTGCATTGCCACTCGTGAATGTGAGTGAGATTTTTAATCTTGATCTTTCCAGAACAAATGTTGTCGATGGCAAATTAGTTGTACAAGTGAGAGGCAAGTCGATTCCACTTTTTTACCTGAGAGAATGGCTTATTCCTTATGATGAATCACCCATGGATAAAAGTGAGGGGTTTGTGGTTATCATGAATATTGGCACGCGTCATATGGGGTTTGTGGTAGATCAATTAATTGGTCAGGAAGAGGTCGTTATCAAGCCGTTAGGTGCGCTTCTTCAAGGTGTTTCTGGGTTAGCTGGTGCAACGATTACAGGTGATGGCCGAATTTCTCTCATACTGGATATTCCCGGATTGACCTCTTCACACGCACAGTCGATGTAGGGAGAGACTTCATGGTTAGTGTGTTAGTTGTTGATGATTCAGGGTTTTTTCGTCGCAGAATTATCGAAATTCTAAATGTAGACAGCCATATTAAAGTGATTGGCCAAGCATCTAATGGTGAAGAGGCCGTAAAACTTGTTGCATTATTAAAACCTGATTTGGTCACCATGGATGTTGAGATGCCGGTCATGAATGGTATTGAAGCCGTTCGTCGCATCATGAAATTGAATCCTGTCCCTATTCTAATGCTTTCAACACATACGACCGAGGGTGCTCAATCAACTCTGGATGCACTGGAAGCAGGTGCTGTTGATTTTATCTCCAAGAGCTTTGAAAAAGATAACTCATCATCAGAAGTCGCGTATCGAATGCTGTGTGCTCGAGTGCGTGTTTTGGGTAAGCAACGAGTTACAGAAAAAAAAATTGCTATAAAACCTCAGAAAGTTGATGCAAAAAAACAGGGGCACTATCAAATTGTGGCTATTGGTTGTTCTACAGGAGGGCCTGCTGCATTGCCGAAAGTGTTGTCGGCACTTCCAGCAGATTTTCCTTTGCCTATTTTATTAATGCAACATATGCCCTCTACTTTTACATCTGCTTTTGCACAGCGCTTAAATCAGCTTTGTGCCATTGAGGTTAAAGAAGCCGTTGATGGTGACTGCCTAAAACCGGGCTTGGCACTATTAGCCCCCGGTGGGAAACAGATGACAGTTGAAAGTGGTGTCGTACGTATTATAGAAGGGTTACCCTCTATGCAGTATAGCCCTAGTGTTGACTTTACATTGACAGCACTAGCCAAAGTTTTTCCAAAAAAAGTTTTGGCAATTATATTGACTGGCATGGGCTCTGATGGCTGCGCCGGCGCACGTAAATTAAAAGCTGCAGCATCAACTGTCTGGGCTCAAGATGAAGCGAGCTGTGTTGTTTATGGTATGCCTATGGCTGTATCCAAGGCAGGGCTGGTTGATCAGGTGATACCACTCTCGGAAATTGGAGTGCGTTTGGCCAGGGCAGTTTAATCCTTGGATATTCTCAGTATTGCAGGATTAATTATTGGTATAGGTGCCATTGTGGGTGGCAATATCATGGAGGGAGGGCATACCAGTTCTTTGATGCAATTTACGGCCTTTGTGATCGTGACAGGCGGTACGATTGGAGCGGTTATGATTCAATCTCCTGTTGCTGTTTTTATGCGCGCATTACAAATTTTTCCATGGATTTTTTCCCCCCCTCGATTTGACTATATTAGTGTGATTGAGCAGATGACGGAATGGAGCACAATTGCACGAAAAGAGGGGCTTCTGGGGCTTGAAGCTTTAGCAGAGTCAGAGCCTGATCTGTTTGCACGTAAAGGCCTGCAGTTGCTTGTGGATGGCAGTGAGCCTGAAATGATACGTAAAATTCTGGAAGTTGAACTCACCGCCAAAGAAGATAGAGATATTGAAGCGGCTAAAGTATTTGATGGGTGTGGAGGGTATGCTCCGACCATCGGTATTATCGGGGCAGTGATGGGGTTGATTCATGTGATGAACAACCTGGCTGACCCAACTAAACTCGGTCCTGGAATTGCTGTTGCATTTGTGGCAACAATTTATGGAATCGGGCTAGCCAATCTTGTGTTTTTACCGATGGCGAACAAATTGAAAAGTTTAATTCGTCAGCGCTCCCAGTTTCAGGAAATGCTTATTGATGGCATTGTGGCAATTTCTGAAGGGGAGAATCCAAGGAATATTGAAACTAAACTAAAAGGCTATGTTGTTTGATTAAGCTCTTAAGTAGAGCTTGGTTAAAAGCCAAGCAAGGATGTTATGGCACGTAAAAAAAGACAGGAAGAACACATAAATCATGAACGCTGGTTGATATCGTACGCTGATTTTATAACGCTACTCTTTGCTTTTTTTGTAGTGATGTACTCTGTATCTTCAGTCAATGAAGGTAAATATCGTGTGTTATCTGATTCGTTATCGGCCGCTTTCAGTGACCCTAAGCGCTCTATGGAGCCGATTCAGGTTGGACAAGTTTCAAGAGAAGGGCTGAGCAGTATTTCCACTATAGGTGACGGTCAAGGCAGCGGCCTGTTATCACTGCCTCAAATTCCAAATCTTGATAAAAACCAGACAGAAGCAGATCATCAAAAAGGAAAAGAAGCATTAAACGATATTTCAAGTCTGATTGAGGGGACATTAAGTGACTTTATTGAAAATGGTGATATCGAGATTACCCGTAATGATTTATGGATTGAAATTGATATAAAAAGCAGCCTTCTTTTTCCCAGTGCAATGGCAACTCTTCAGCCTGCTGCAGTAAAAATTCTTAAATCACTCTCTTCTATATTGAAAAGCTATCAAAATCCAATTCATGTTGAGGGTTTCACCGACTCTATTCCAATAAAAACAATTATTTTTCCATCTAACTGGGAGTTGTCGGCTTCACGTGCCGCGAGTGTTGTTCAGCTACTGACACAAACTGGGGTGAACCCCTCAAGAATGGCCGCTATTGGTTACGGGCCCTATCGCCCGATTGCTTCAAATGATACTGCTATAGGGCGTAGTAAAAACCGTCGGATCGTATTAGTTGTTTTAGCTGATGAACGGGTTCAGCGAATTTTAACGGAACAACTAAGGACTAAGCTGTGATCGTCTGGGCGATTGCAAATCAAAAAGGAGGGGTCGGGAAAACCACAACAACGATCTCTTTAGCAGGGCTTTTGGCTCAACAGGGAAAGAGTGTTTTATTAGTTGATCTGGATCCCCATGCTTCATTAACTGCCTATCTTGGCTATCAGCCAGATGAAATAGAGACAGGATGTTATTCACTCTTTATTGACGAAAAAGCTTGCATCAAACCGTTAGTCAACAAAACTGATTTTGAGCAAATTGATATTCTTTGTGGCTCACCGGCACTAGCTACTTTAGAGAGGCAGATGGGAACTCGGCCTGGAAAAGGGTTGATTTTACAGCATGCCATCAAAACCGTTGAATCAGATTACGATTACGTCTTAATAGACTGTCCACCCATCCTGGGGCTGTTGATGGTGAATGCACTAGCCGCCTGCAATTTACTGTTAATTCCGGTACAAACTGAATTTTTGGCTGTCAAGGGTCTTGAGCGTATGGAGCGCACATTGGCCATGATTAATCAATCAAGAAAAAAATCTTTGCCATACATCATTGTGCCGACGATGTTTGATCGTCGTACACGAGCTTCTGTCAAAACATTAAGAGTGTTACGTGACAATTTTAAGAAAAACCTATGGAATAAAGTTATCCCCATTGATACCTTGTTTCGTGAAGCAAGCCAGGCAGGTCAGCCTCTTTCATTTATGGTGCCCAGAGCAAAAGGGGTGATCGCATTTCAGGCATTGTTGAAGTCAATAAACATGCGCAAAGCCGGATGAAACCAGTGGCTCAAAAGGATGTGCTCAAAGTTTATCTTGACTCTTTGTTGCAAGAAGTTTTTCCTGAACCCGACAGGGCAGGCCTGGAGCCGGTTGATCTAAACCTGCGTCAGGTTTTAGAGCCATCCAGCGTAGAAAAAAAAGAACTGGTAGTCGAAAGAAAAACAGTGACTCCCTCATGGGCTCAGACACAGTTTGAAAGTTTGCTGTTTATGGCGGGTGGGCTAAAGCTATCAATTCCATTGATTAAGTCAAATGGAATTCTGGCCTGGAACTCAGTACGTTTAACACCGATGCCTGGTCATAAGCTTTGGTACCTTGGTGTCATGATTCATCAAGGCAAACATGTGAAAATTATTGATGTTCTTAATTTTGTGACACCGATGCACTATAAAGTTAAACCCATTAAAGACCGATTACAGAATATTATACTTATTGATGATGCTAATTGGGGGCTTGCTTGTGATTCTATTGCAGGTACATTGACATTGCAGCCTGATCAGGTGCAATGGCGAACAACGCAAAGCAAGCGCCCCTGGCTCTGTGGCACCGCCATCGAGCAGATGTGTGCATTGCTGGATCCCGATGAGTTTGCACGTTCCTTATCAAATAACAAGCATGAGAAGGAATCAATTATTTCGTGATCGTTCCTTATGAGTGATTACGATGTACTA
Encoded here:
- the flhB gene encoding flagellar biosynthesis protein FlhB codes for the protein MAESESGQEKTEEPTPKKLQKAKDKGQVARSRELTTLMMLLASAGGIIIFGSSMIQDLMTILKEGLIIERKIIFSDQASLTLFLEAISNGLLMLAPLFVVLFVVALFSPVLLGGIAFVAPSFKIEKINPVKGIKRIFGPQGGMELLKALAKFFLVFAVAIIFIWSMQGVIFNLGYQSVIDSLVHTGDLLLLTFLLVSASLLVVAGIDVPFQMWNHQRQLKMTLQEVKDEFKETEGKPEVKQHIRKVQQEMAQRRMMDGVPQADVIITNPTHYAVALRYDKDKGGAPVLLAKGADLVAMRIRAVGVKHKIIIMESPMLARSIFHHTELNAEIPDGLYRAVAQVLAYVYQLKKNQRSYSAEPQSMKDNLPIPDDLKR
- the flhA gene encoding flagellar biosynthesis protein FlhA, translated to MLTALLAMMVVPLPPMALDILFTFNIALALVVLLACVYAKLPLHFSSFPTVLLLATLMRLALNVASTRVILLEGHNGTDAAGEVINSFGNFVVGGNYVVGLVVFSILVLINFVVVTKGAGRISEVSARFTLDAMPGKQMAIDADLNAGVIDQEEAKNRRSEVVQEADFYGSMDGASKFVRGDAVAGIIILFINILGGLAIGMAQHDMTMADAVHNYTLLTIGDGLVAQIPSLVLSTASAIMVTRVSNAQDMGGQILDHLFNDPRVLYVTGGIIGLVGVVPGMPNLVFLGLAALCCGGAYYGSHGSKEASNKSGKTSASKTTSPVPTGGGSLPEETRDLSWDDVTPVDIVGLEVGYRLIPMVDKKQGGQLMSRIKGVRKKLTQELGFLMHSVHIKDNLNLPPNGYRIILKGVIAGEAEVYPEQDMAINPGQVSGVLNSVATTDPAFGLEAFWIDTTQRDIAQTQGYTVVDASTVIATHLSHILQAQSHRLLGREEAQHLLDTLAKKAPKLVEALVPDLLPLGVVLKVLKNLLEEQVSIRDIQTIVETLAEYAPSSQDPVVLTSAVRSSLGRSIIQNINGLSDDLSIITLDPQLEHILLESVQASGGDSVGLEPGIAERIQQSLIQAVEQQDIAGEPAVLVVAAALREPLAKFIRHGISSLHVLAFNELPEDMKIKVVVVIGNS
- the flhF gene encoding flagellar biosynthesis protein FlhF, which produces MKIKRYFASNVRKAITLVRDDLGEDAIILSNKNVQGGVEIMAAVDYDESVLGETIPESVKKPTPKKSVVEVEKKEFTSAIYERPQIQKKNFEHKKIEEKLVSTIKEPPINPEINEPQKSQVIWTQDPAFLEMREELKSLRGLVENQLSGFAWGDMIQRYPERVKLLQQLTKLGLSTSICQRLLNEVPEIEDFEKLWLAALSKLSSWLPLNDDAIISGGGVVAMVGPTGVGKTTTIAKLAARYALRYGARHVGLVSMDHYRIGAHEQLRSYSRILDMPVRFPKSHNELCEALEEFSDKSLVLIDTAGMSQRDLRLNQQFSLLKSKVSITTYLVLSTTTRLSCLNETMSAFRSANLDGCILTKLDEATSLGAALSEAIMHKLPIAYISDGQRVPEDLSIARAHNLINQAVSIMQQAGRILEEEAPGLSILNNGGIAAHV
- a CDS encoding MinD/ParA family protein; its protein translation is MFEGALDQAAGLRNMTESRPVQVFSITSGKGGVGKTNVSVNLALAMIANGKKVLLMDADLGLANIDVLLGIRPTHNLSHVMNGECSLEDVVVEGPNGLQIIPASSGIQKMVEMNSMEHVGIIRAFSELSMSVDVLLIDTAAGISDSVISFSKAAHEVIIVVCDEPASMTDAYAMIKLLNREHGLQRFRVLSNMVQSIEEGRKLYNKLLKVTDTYLEVTLDFMGVVPYDESLRKAVRKQRAVVEAYPRSKAALAFKSLAKNIDKWVAPTVASGHLEFFVERLIQAGKPKEGRGK
- a CDS encoding RNA polymerase sigma factor FliA, with amino-acid sequence MKVRAPIKESTLNDTVIKHAPLVKRIAYHLMSRLPPSVQADDLIQAGMIGLLEAARNYDPNQGASFETYAGIRVRGAMLDEIRKADWAPRSVHRKARQLAAVISEIENKTGRDARDHEVAEALEITLREYHKMLQDASGYRVLSFDDMTNEGDGVAVGLSDNLPGPQDNIQKADFKRSLAKAIAGLPERESMVITLYYDEELNLREIGSVLGVSESRVSQIHSQALIRLQSRMSFWRKDKEI
- the cheY gene encoding chemotaxis response regulator CheY, which gives rise to MDKNMKILIVDDFSTMRRIIKNLLRDLGFNNTSEADDGNTGLPMLQSGDFDFLVTDWNMPGMAGIDLLKAVRADENLVSLPVLMVTAESKREQIVAAAEAGVNGYIVKPFTAATLKEKIDKIFERIEASA